Proteins from one Impatiens glandulifera chromosome 2, dImpGla2.1, whole genome shotgun sequence genomic window:
- the LOC124924666 gene encoding MADS-box transcription factor 51-like, producing the protein MTKETINQCDKREKNFGTGKKKIQIERIDNKKQKSVAFSKRRMGLFKKADQYRKSTGCKIAAIAFSPAGHLYTTDGGDGTSVDEIVDNYLSLAGLPSTRNGLPSTRNEDDSSSSSSDAAKLTGWILDEIIAGEKSNGDDPLAMKALLEMIKQEVDNRITC; encoded by the coding sequence ATGACGAAGGAAACGATCAACCAATGTGATAAAAGAGAGAAGAATTTTGGGACGGGAAAAAAGAAGATCCAGATAGAAAGAATTGATAATAAAAAGCAGAAATCGGTGGCCTTCTCCAAACGGAGAATGGGCCTCTTTAAGAAGGCGGATCAATACCGCAAAAGTACTGGCTGTAAGATCGCCGCCATTGCCTTCTCACCGGCGGGTCATCTGTACACCACCGACGGCGGAGACGGCACGTCTGTTGATGAAATTGTCGACAATTATCTGAGTTTGGCTGGTCTTCCATCCACGAGAAATGGTCTTCCATCCACGAGAAATGAAGACGATAGTAGTAGCAGCAGCAGCGATGCGGCAAAGCTGACTGGGTGGATATTAGACGAGATTATTGCTGGAGAGAAGAGTAATGGAGATGATCCCCTTGCGATGAAGGCCTTATTGGAGATGATTAAACAGGAGGTCGACAACCGCATAACATGCTAG